TCCATCTCTGCACATCTCGTCccgccgccaccgccaCTGGCTCCGGCGCCATATCCCCGCGATCCATCTCAAGCCCATCGATGCGCGGTAAAACCCTTCGCACGCTGCCCGAAGGCCAAGTCGACGTCGACGAGACACCTGCCGGCCTGCCGCCCCCGCTTTCGCTCATCGACGAACACCCCCACCTCCCTGTCGCCCTCCATTCCCGCACACCGTCCCGTACCAAACGCCGCTCCGTCTCTTCCACCCTCTCGCTCGAGCGCCGATTATCGCACCATTCGTCGCATAATTCGTACATCACCTTTCCCCCTGAAGACTACCTCTCCAAACTGGAcccatccctcctccccaaccctgactcctcttcttcctccaccacgACCCCACCCGCGCGATCATTCACCACGCCGTCCGAAACCCGCCTCCTGCGCCAACTCGACGACCTGGGGCTCGACGTCGGTCAGCTGAAACACAGCGTCGAGACCGATGCGTGCGACGCTTCAGCAGGCTTGTGGTGGCTGTTGAGGCAAaagcaggaagagaggggagAGACGGACGAGGtggtgaggaggagggagaaggaggtggtgaggagggaggaaaaggtggCAGAGTATgccaaggaggagaggcGGAAAGCGAGAGAGGCGGAGCGCGAGCGCGAGCGAATCCCCACAAGTCCCATGGGCATCCTAGGCACCAGACCAGGCAAACGAGATTCCATCGAAAAATCGTCCGAAGGACTGAGGTTCAAAGAGGAACAACCGCCGTCGATACCGACCACACCGAGCTATACCAGCGTGATCGACCTCGGACCGCCCGTGTTGCCGGTGGACGTGGACGTGGACGTGGAACGCACGGCGGTTGGTCGTGATGCGCCGAGAGAAGCGGctggagaggagatgaagagttgGAAACGTGTGGAATCGCCACAAAGTGTGGCAATCTCTAGTCAATCTTCTCTTGACCCGGctcccactcttcctccccctgctgctgctggtggtggtggtgcggCCGGAGCAAAGAcgcagaaggaagatggacgGGATCAGGCAGGTCTTGACCCTGTCGCTGTTGCTACACCCATGTCGAATGCCAATTCCTCCACTGGCGCTTCTACTGTCGCCAAACCTGAACCAAACGTCAACGCCAGCGCCAACGCCAACACCAGCGCCAACCCACGGTTAAAAGCGAAATCGCCATCGATGAATATGCTCCAGCGTGCTACTTCTGTTCTTGGCGGAGTTGGCAAAAAGGGAGACGATAAAGATAAAGACAAGAATGGGATGAACGAAAAGCGGGAAGAATCGACGAATGATAGTTTACATCCCAAGCGGGGAGGATCGAGTTCGCCCAACAAGTTGAAGAAACCGATGCCGGCTGGGATGAAGGGGCTGACGTCGACGCTTTCGAGGAGCGAGAGTGAGAGCGAGGGTCTGTTGGCCGGCGGGGGCGGaggcgggggcgggggcgatTCGCCAGCAGTGTCAGCGTCGGGATCAAAGACTGTGACGCCCGGATCGTCGCCCCGGCGGAAAGGGTTGACGCCGCAAGGTACGCCTCGAGGAGGGTTGCGGGATGCAGGTGCCAAGGATTCTTCGGGGGAGCGTGCGAGTGGCAACGGCAACGGCAACGCGGGTGGTGGGAAtgaaaagggcaaaggaggaaagaaggatagTCTGTGGACGACGTTTCGGCATTTGTTTTACGAAGATCGAAGACGCCGAAAACGAGAGAGTGTCACgccttccgcttcttcgcctttgcTTTTACCACCCTCGGACATCAAACTCCCCGCCGGGGCCGTCGTCCTCAGCCGCGGGGCAAACAGCCGTACATCCCAATTCAAACGCTCCAACGTCGGGTACGCGCCGTCCACAGGATCGAGACGCACCTCGCTCGACGGTAACCGGCCCGTATACTCTCGCCGGTCGAGTAGCGTGCACACGACTTCGAGGAGGAGTTCGGTGGGCAGTCTCCATTTCCAGGATCATCAGGCGATGATTAGTGATCTCAGTCGGCGGGCGAGTCAGCGGAGCCATGGGAGCCAGACGCCGACGTCTGATAGAGAGTACCTTGATTACCCTTCAGCCGCAGCACCAATCTCCCGCCCGGGCTCGTCGCATTCGATTCGAGGAGGAGTAGGCGGTGGCAGTCGACGTTCTTCGTTTTCCGTTCGATCACCCTCACTTCATCCCGAAACTTTCTCAGCATCCGCAGGGGGACCGACATCGACCAGGTTCAAGTCATCGGTACCGCCGCCCGCATCGCCCTTGCTGGGCTATCGCCGTCGCCCAGCGGGGGGGAACGATTCTTCCCGTGTACGGCATATCAAGGTCATTCCCGAATCACAAATCATGCGCTCATCCTCTGTCGCTTCGTCTATCCGGTCCAACGCTTCCAGCCGCGCTTCCTCCATGGACAGGGATAGAGACAGGGATAGGGAGAGCGAGTATGAAAGCGGGAGGGATGATGTCTCCTTGAGATCGGgaaagaggcagaagaggaggagtggGAGCCAGAGATCGTTGGCTCAGCAGATCCACCGCACGCGCTCGCCCCTCGCGCTCAGCCTCGAAAACACGTATGGGTCCAACTCGGTCGCCAACGTCGGCCTCGGCATCGGCGGAGCAAGTCGAATCCCGAAAAAGCCTTTGCGGGATGTCTTTCAAAAGAAGGGTAAGCGCAAAGACGGCGGCGACGATGACTGGGTGtcggaggatgaagatgggttTGCCTGTGGGCTTGGCCAAGGAAGGGGCATAGCAAAAAGTTTTTCAAATGCGAATGCGAATGGGACGGTGTGGATGAATGTCAACGCGAAGACAAACCCCGCACGCAGTGCAGCAGCCTTCCCGACCTCCAAGATGGTAGCCCAGCCCACAGCCCAGGGCGGAACCTCAAGGCGGCGTGAACGTGGTCGAAGATCaagtttggaagaggaaagagggaggccacaggaaggaaaggggaaaGCGAAAGGGGAAACAGCAGCGCAGGGATTGATGGGGATCGAGAGTTTGAGTGGGCGAAGTAGGAGGAATTTGCCCGATAGGTCGACAGCCCCGGGGATTatagaagaggaagaggaagatgaagaatgaatCAACTGTAGCATATATATGTACGTAGTATTAGCTTTTTGTTTTCGGGTTTCATCGAGTAGCATAGTTTTAGCCATTAAAATGCATTGTCCTTTGTTGTCAGTTCTACGAGCCATATGCTGTATGGAAGCGCGCCAGGAATAGTTGATGACCTTTGGTGGACAGTTTCGGCTGGGAAGGGTGAAGGGAGATGAGCAGATGTCACCGGTGGGAAAGGAAATGGGTGGATTGAGATATCTGCAAAGTAATGTGGCCATATATGAAGCCGGGATTGATGATAGTCTGTGGTGAAAGATACATGAACGCtaggatgaaagagaaaagccgagaaagagatggacaAGACTGGAAGGTTGCAAACGAACGTGTCATGTTGCTCATGTCTTAGGAAACGTAAATTACGTAATTTACCAAGATTAACTCGAGCTATGGAGGTTAATCCCGGACTAAATTTCGTTGCCTTTCAAAATAACAAATGCGTTGCCACACATCATATATTTTGTTTCAAAACAAACGAATCATCTTCTAGTGGTCCCTGTTTCTACTATCCGTTGTCGTCTGACAACATGGATAGCCTTCCTGTCGAGGTAGGCTCTTTCACAGTATTTTCCGTTGACGACAAACTCATTACTGAGTCCGTTCTAGCTTATCCAGCAAATCCATCTACTTGCTCTCAAccctttctttccccaGACATCACGCACTATCTACGCTTCCCTTCATCGCTCCTCACCGTTTTACATTGCTGAATATCTATTTCGCCTATACCGCTCACACGGACCAAATGAAGTTTTGGTCAGAGCTCTTCGACATCCTGTATGTGACATCCATGTTGTCAAAGCATTAGTCGAAGCTTGGAATCGATCTCGGTCACGGCGAGCAGATAACCAAAACGACCAGACCAGATCTCGGCAAATACCTGTTGTTCCTCCCCTGACATGTCGCGAGCTCCCACGTCGACTATTCCGTTCTCCCCCTTTGCCATCTACGCCTATTGCCCCACTCATCATCTACATCTTCGACACATTTGCTCAGACTTCCGATTCCACCTATGATCCTTCGCCAAATTCCCACAAAGGCTACCCACTATGCCGTGCGGTACTGCAATCCAACTACGAACTCGTGACTTATCTCCTTCAAAAAGGGGCGGACCCAAGTCTGAAAGATTATATGGCAGTGGAGATTGCCGTTTCAATGAAGGATTTGAAAATGGTGAAACTGCTTATTGAGAGAGAGCAAAGCGGATTCGGTACGACTAGGACTGGAGATGAATCCGAAAGTCCcaccaagaagatgaagctgGGAGACAGGATAACAGTACCTGCCAAGATGGTGGAGTCTGCTATGAAGAAAGGGACAAAGGATATAGTTAATTACCTTGTATACGATAAAAGTGAGTCCTACGCTCTTTTCCGTTATCGGACCTCACTCATGTCCGTTTACAGAGGTCATTCCTCCACTATCTTCCATCATGGACTTGGGCAAGCCGGATGCCAAATCGAAAGCCAAAACCAAACACCAGTTCAACAAGtcaaaaaagaggaaagccGGGTTCCAATAGAGTCGTGCGAAGATAAAGCCGTAGCCATTTATAATTATGTTGTACTTTAGTTGATGACCTTGATGACCGACATGATATCAAAGCTTATTATGTTCCTGTCAACGGTTTGTTTCTGCACCGACCATCTTGCACATGACAGCGTATGTGAAGGTCTTGATTAAGTTGACGCTTTCGTAAGCAATTGTGGCATGGCAGAAGCGTTGCTGAGACCAGTGAAATATAAAGGGCCTTGGACAGGATCTTGAACTGTTTACTGAGGAGCGCCCTGTGATTTGAAATCTCCACTACCTTCATCCAAAGTGAGAAGCGAGTCTTCTCTCAGACGACTGAAAGTACAACATGATGCACAAGACAATCAGAACGGCGTTCGCCGCTTCATAGATTTGTTGTGGTTTCTTCGAATGAAGCTCGTCGAGTTACAGCAGCCCTCACGAAACGTCGAAATTATCGCAAATAGTTTCATCTTTGATCCAAGCTTGTACAATAATCAATTGCCAAAAAATGGACGACAAAGAACTCGAAATACCGGTAGAACATTCCACGGCTTTCGGTCAGCTCGTGACGGGTCCCCCGGGAGCGGGTAAATCGACCTATTGTCATGGCTTACATCAGGCATGTTTGCCCATTAAAAAGCACCCGGAAAGACACTGACTATTCTTACCCACAGTTCCTTACAGCCATCGGTAGACCAGTGCATATCATCAACCTCGATCCTGCAGTCCCAAACCCTCCGTATCCATGCTCTATAAACATCACGGAACTCATCACACTCGAAAGTGTTATGGAGGAATACAATCTAGGACCGAATGGGGCGATGCTTTATTGTATAGAATTCTTAGAGGCCAATTTTGACTGGCTAGTGGAGAGGCTGGATGAGGTCTTGGCTGAAGAGGGGGGGAATGGATATGTGGTGTTTGATACGCCGGGTCAAGCAGAGTTATGGACGAACCATGATAGTTTGAAGAACGTGGTCGAAAAGTTGGTCAAGATGGACTATAGAGTGAGTAACTCCGAATACGCCTAAAACTGCACTGCAAGGTTTGCAAATGAGGCTGATATGTAATGTAGCTAGCGGCTGTGCATCTCAGCGACGCGCACTACATAACAGATGCCTCAAAATTCATCTCTGTAGTTTTGCTAGCTCTTCGGGCGATGCTGCAAATGGAAATGCCGCATTTGAATGTGCTCAGCAAAATAGATTTGATATCAACTTATGGAGAGCTCCGTAAGTCACCAAGTCAAAGTCAATTCGTCACGGTCGCTGAATTATCTAAATAGCGTTCGACTTGAGCTATTACACAGAAGTCCAAGATCTGTCATACTTACTGGGCAGTCTGGATTCAGACCCTCGAACAGCAAAGTACCACAAGTTAAATAAAGCGTTGGTAGAGCTTATAGAAGGCTTTTCATTAGTCGGATTTCAAACCCTCGCTGTTGAGGTAAGCCGGTCTCTTCTCGCGCCAGGGGAACCAACGACATCTGGCTCACCAAGTACTTCAGGACAAAGAATCAATGCTTAATATCGTCCGTCTTGTCGATAAGATGACGGGCTACATATTTATTCCGTCTGGCGACCTCGAAGGAACCAACGCCATCAATACCCAAGCTCTGTTTGGTAGTGCCATGTCGTCGGCGAAGCTTACAGGAAGAGCAGGCGGGGACGTAAGAGATGTTcaggagagatggatggataacaaggaggcttgggatgaatgggagaagaaagaatggaagagagaagcaGAGATAAGAGCCCAGATGGGCACTGGAATACCAGAAGGGATGAAAGGCGGTGAAGATGCGGAAAGTACAGGTATATGAGGCATGCTTTAGGCTGTAACACTAGTAGAGCGTTCATTTTGTATACTCGCATCATGTTTGGGATTTGCGTACTGCATACTGCATATGCACATTTAGCATAATAACACTGAGCTTTATCCGTCCATATACATACGGTAGTCGGCTTATGTACTAACGAATCTTGGTTACGGGCAACATTTACAACGGTTGTTACTTGAATGTCGCCGGCCTACCGGCTGCTGCAATTCGGGCAAATCCGAAGATCCTTATCTAAGCATCCGGCCTTCATCAAATTCCACATGTCCGCATGTGTATGATTGTGTACTATCTGGAAAATATGGACTTAGTTCCAT
This Cryptococcus neoformans var. neoformans JEC21 chromosome 14 sequence DNA region includes the following protein-coding sequences:
- a CDS encoding cytoplasm protein, putative translates to MDDKELEIPVEHSTAFGQLVTGPPGAGKSTYCHGLHQFLTAIGRPVHIINLDPAVPNPPYPCSINITELITLESVMEEYNLGPNGAMLYCIEFLEANFDWLVERLDEVLAEEGGNGYVVFDTPGQAELWTNHDSLKNVVEKLVKMDYRLAAVHLSDAHYITDASKFISVVLLALRAMLQMEMPHLNVLSKIDLISTYGELPFDLSYYTEVQDLSYLLGSLDSDPRTAKYHKLNKALVELIEGFSLVGFQTLAVEDKESMLNIVRLVDKMTGYIFIPSGDLEGTNAINTQALFGSAMSSAKLTGRAGGDVRDVQERWMDNKEAWDEWEKKEWKREAEIRAQMGTGIPEGMKGGEDAESTGI